A genomic window from Colletotrichum destructivum chromosome 7, complete sequence includes:
- a CDS encoding Putative major facilitator superfamily, MFS transporter superfamily — MAQIIRDAPVGQLIRFVTRNKFFQYPEEKSDFQLPQQWLDVLNSEKGIPEEEGTTGAASPRTSESTHIDEQITPYPKGDVEDAAPYGAALHRTRSREETAPYTQDRLEVDEIHEIQRTKSIPIAPRKTKDGAILVDWYFSDDAENPQNWSNAKRGLITAVICVYTFVVYMSSAIYMPSIEGVVHEFGVGMTEASLGLALFVLGYGIGPLLFSPLSEIPRIGRNPVYIVTMLLFVVVSIPTPLAGNFAGLMVLRFLQGLFGSPCLASGAASLGDMYSLLNLPYPLIAWVSAAYCGPAISPLLSGFSVPVMGWRWSLWEILWAAAPVFVVMFLLLPETSTPNILLRRAARLRALTGDARFMAQSEIDQRDLRTSAVVIDALIKPLEITLKDPAVLFVQVYTAIIYGIYYSFFEVFPLVYPVYYGMSIGEVGLVFLCILVACLLGVAAYASYLGFHMIPRIRKFGFPSQETRLVPALPAAFGPTIGLFIFAWTASPAIHWIAPTIGITVYGASVFVVMQCIFVYVPLSYPRYAASLFAGNDFFRSAFAFASVLFARPMYLNLGVARGTSLLGGLSTIGIIGIWLLYFYGARLRSMSKFAVSSE; from the coding sequence ATGGCGCAGATAATTCGAGATGCCCCCGTGGGCCAACTAATTCGTTTCGTCACACGCAACAAGTTTTTCCAGTATCCCGAAGAGAAGTCCGACTTCCAACTTCCGCAACAGTGGCTCGACGTCCTCAACTCGGAGAAAGGGATCccggaggaagaaggaacCACAGGtgcggcgtcgccgaggacgtccgAGTCGACCCATATCGACGAGCAAATCACGCCGTACCCCAAGGGTGATGTTGAAGACGCCGCTCCGTACGGCGCCGCCCTGCACCGGACGCGGAGTAGGGAAGAGACGGCCCCTTACACCCAAGACCGgctcgaggtggacgagatCCACGAGATCCAGAGGACCAAGAGCATCCCGATTGCGCCCAGGAAGACAAAGGACGGCGCGATCCTGGTGGACTGGTACTtcagcgacgacgccgagaacccgCAGAACTGGTCCAACGCGAAGCGCGGCCTCATCACCGCCGTCATCTGCGTCTACACTTTCGTCGTCTACatgtcctcggccatctACATGCCCTCcatcgagggcgtcgtccaCGAGTTCGGCGTCGGCATGACCGAGGCCTCGCTgggcctcgccctcttcgtcctggGCTACGGCATCGGGcccttgctcttctccccgCTCTCCGAGATCCCCCGCATCGGCCGGAACCCCGTCTACATCGTCACCAtgctcctcttcgtcgtcgtgtCGATCCCGACGCCCCTGGCCGGCAACTTCGCCGGTCTGATGGTCCTCCGCTTCCTGCAGGGCCTCTTCGGCTCGCCGTGCCTGGCCTCGGGCGCCGCCTCGCTCGGCGACATGTACAGCCTGCTGAACCTCCCCTACCCGCTCATCGCCTGGGTGTCCGCCGCCTACTGCGGCCCGGCCATCTCCCCGCTGCTGTCCGGCTTCTCCGTGCCCGTCATGGGCTGGCGCTGGTCCCTCTGGGAGATCCTCTGggccgccgcgcccgtcttcgtcgtcatgtTCCTCCTGCTGCCCGAGACGTCGACCCCCAACATCCtcctgcgccgcgccgcccgcctccgcgcGTTGACGGGCGACGCCCGCTTCATGGCCCAGTCCGAGATCGACCAGCGCGACCTCcgcacctcggccgtcgtcatcgacgccctcatcAAGCCGCTCGAGATCACTCTCAAGGACCCGGCCGTGCTCTTCGTCCAGGTCTACACCGCCATCATCTACGGCATCTACTACTCCTTCTTCGAGGTCTTCCCATTAGTCTACCCGGTCTACTACGGCATGTCCAttggcgaggtcggcctcgtcttcctctgcatcctcgtcgcctgcctcctcggcgtcgccgcctaCGCCTCGTACCTGGGCTTCCACATGATCCCGCGCATCAGGAAATTCGGCTTCCCGAGCCAGGAGACCCGCCTCGTGCCCGCGCTCCCGGCCGCCTTCGGGCCGACCATCGGCCTGTTCATCTTCGCCTGGACGGCGTCCCCGGCCATCCACTGGATCGCGCCGACCATCGGCATCACCGTCTACGGCGcctccgtcttcgtcgtcatgcAGTGCATCTTCGTCTACGTGCCGCTGTCGTACCCGCGCTACGCCGCGAGCCTCTTCGCGGGCAACGACTTCTTCCGCTCGGCCTTTGCCTTCGCGAGCGTGCTGTTCGCGCGCCCGATGTACCTgaacctcggcgtcgcccgcggCACGAGCCTGCTGGGCGGGCTGAGCaccatcggcatcatcggtATTTGGCTGCTCTACTTTTACGGGGCAAGGTTGAGGTCCATGAGCAAGTTTGCGGTGTCGTCCGAGTGA